One Halocalculus aciditolerans DNA segment encodes these proteins:
- a CDS encoding polymer-forming cytoskeletal protein — translation MLGADPLDKLVIPDGTTMEEHRLVTDRDVLVGGQSRVEFGIRGNNILAGERVEFGGEVEAEGDARLDMWTTVDGNVVVGRNAYLGERVLVDGRLVVGGDLDIGDDVDIDEGFEANGWIVIRNPMPTVVFFMAYLAHLLKIGADDEAKELIEDLAGDEADHPMRVPRNAHISDDAWRVSTPAVIGDECRLHGNLRARNIEVGEDGNIFGSLRSQQDIHIGADTKVHGDVTTRGGDVTIEEDATILGNVVGADVEVQEGGRVQGRIRANGETNLSASARSEAD, via the coding sequence ATGCTTGGAGCCGACCCCCTCGACAAACTCGTCATCCCGGACGGGACGACGATGGAAGAACACCGCCTCGTGACTGACCGGGACGTCCTCGTCGGCGGCCAGTCCCGAGTCGAGTTCGGAATCCGCGGGAACAACATCCTCGCCGGCGAGCGCGTGGAGTTCGGCGGCGAAGTCGAAGCGGAAGGCGACGCCCGCCTCGACATGTGGACGACGGTCGACGGGAACGTCGTCGTCGGTCGGAACGCCTACCTCGGCGAGCGCGTCCTCGTCGACGGCCGCCTCGTCGTCGGCGGCGACCTCGACATCGGCGACGACGTCGACATCGACGAAGGCTTCGAAGCGAACGGCTGGATCGTCATCCGCAACCCCATGCCGACGGTCGTGTTCTTCATGGCCTACCTCGCCCACCTCCTCAAGATCGGCGCGGACGACGAAGCGAAAGAGCTCATCGAGGACCTCGCCGGCGACGAGGCCGACCACCCGATGCGCGTCCCGCGCAACGCCCACATCTCCGACGACGCCTGGCGCGTCTCCACCCCCGCCGTCATCGGCGACGAATGCCGGCTCCACGGCAACCTCCGCGCCCGCAACATCGAGGTCGGCGAGGACGGGAACATCTTCGGCAGCCTCCGCTCCCAGCAGGACATCCACATCGGCGCGGACACCAAAGTCCACGGCGACGTCACCACCCGCGGCGGCGACGTCACCATCGAAGAGGACGCCACCATCCTCGGAAACGTCGTCGGCGCGGACGTCGAAGTCCAGGAGGGCGGCCGCGTCCAGGGCCGCATCCGCGCGAACGGCGAAACCAACCTCTCCGCGTCCGCCCGCAGCGAAGCAGACTAA
- a CDS encoding redox-regulated ATPase YchF — MLSVALAGKPNAGKSTFYTAATQSEVDVANYPFTTIDANRGVTHVRTECPCLAREERCGHENCHDGKRYVPVELLDVAGLVPGAHEGKGLGNQFLDELTNADVILNVVDASGATNEKGEPVEPGSHDPLDDVDFIEEEMDLWLASIINRNWEGVERQSRSPGFDIDEALADLLTGFGATENDVAVCLRGMEYPENPRAWTDEHRETLARAIRSRTKPIVVVANKVDEASEENVTRLLELDKPVVPATAQGELALRRGADAGVLDYDPGDDSFDVLDDLPEDRAAVLDDLAATMDRWGGTGIQAALDEAVYGLLDRITAYPVQDASKWTDGTGTVLPDAFLLRRGSTPVDLAYAVHSDIGDGYLHAINARTGRDIGEDYELEDGDVVKIVSTAN; from the coding sequence ATGCTCTCTGTTGCGCTCGCGGGGAAACCGAACGCGGGCAAATCCACGTTCTACACCGCGGCCACCCAATCCGAAGTCGACGTCGCGAACTACCCCTTCACCACGATCGACGCGAACCGCGGCGTCACGCACGTCCGCACGGAGTGTCCGTGTCTCGCGCGCGAGGAGCGCTGCGGGCACGAGAACTGCCACGACGGGAAACGCTACGTCCCAGTGGAGCTCCTCGACGTCGCCGGTCTGGTGCCGGGCGCACACGAGGGGAAAGGCCTCGGGAATCAGTTCCTCGACGAGCTGACGAACGCGGACGTCATCCTCAACGTAGTGGACGCGTCGGGCGCGACGAACGAGAAGGGCGAGCCCGTGGAACCGGGGAGTCACGACCCCCTCGACGACGTCGACTTCATCGAAGAGGAGATGGACCTCTGGCTCGCGAGCATCATCAACCGGAACTGGGAGGGCGTCGAGCGCCAGTCGCGCAGCCCGGGCTTCGACATCGACGAGGCGCTCGCCGACCTCCTCACGGGCTTCGGCGCGACGGAGAACGACGTCGCCGTCTGCCTCCGCGGCATGGAGTACCCGGAGAACCCGCGGGCGTGGACTGACGAGCACCGCGAGACGCTCGCGCGCGCCATCCGCTCCCGGACGAAACCCATCGTCGTCGTCGCGAACAAGGTCGACGAGGCGTCCGAGGAGAACGTCACGCGCCTCCTCGAACTCGACAAACCCGTCGTCCCCGCGACCGCACAGGGCGAACTCGCGCTCCGCCGCGGCGCGGACGCCGGCGTCCTCGACTACGACCCCGGCGACGACTCCTTCGACGTGCTCGACGACCTCCCCGAGGACCGCGCCGCCGTCCTCGACGACCTCGCCGCGACGATGGACCGCTGGGGCGGCACCGGCATCCAGGCCGCCCTCGACGAAGCCGTCTACGGCCTCCTCGACCGGATCACCGCCTACCCCGTGCAGGACGCCTCGAAGTGGACGGACGGCACCGGAACCGTCCTCCCCGACGCCTTCCTCCTCCGCCGCGGCTCGACCCCCGTCGACCTCGCGTATGCTGTTCACTCCGACATCGGCGACGGCTACCTCCACGCCATCAACGCCCGCACAGGCCGGGATATCGGCGAAGACTACGAACTCGAAGACGGCGACGTCGTGAAAATCGTGAGCACCGCGAACTAA
- a CDS encoding competence/damage-inducible protein A: protein MDIALLTVGDELLTGATENTNASWLARELTARGATVTRILAVPDEPDVIEAYVRDWREEFDAVIVTGGLGGTHDDVTTQAVAAALGRERTVDPDVRDRIAERMRRYREKRGRDAVDIDPDAWAVVPEGARVVENDEGLSPGYVVGGDPGSPPSGTVYVTPGVPAEMRAVFERVADDFEGDVVSETIWTDTPEGDLGSIPSDAEERFDVTVGSYAGTGDRPNRITVRGTDANDVADAVYWLRGHVEETDYSEE, encoded by the coding sequence ATGGACATCGCGCTGCTCACCGTCGGCGACGAACTCCTGACGGGAGCGACGGAGAACACGAACGCGAGCTGGCTCGCGCGCGAACTCACGGCGCGCGGCGCGACCGTCACGCGCATCCTCGCCGTCCCGGACGAGCCGGACGTCATCGAGGCCTACGTCCGCGACTGGCGCGAGGAGTTCGACGCCGTCATCGTCACCGGCGGGCTCGGCGGCACGCACGACGACGTCACCACGCAGGCCGTCGCCGCCGCGCTCGGCCGCGAGCGCACCGTCGACCCCGACGTCCGCGACCGCATCGCAGAACGCATGCGGCGGTACAGAGAGAAACGCGGCCGCGACGCCGTCGACATCGACCCGGACGCGTGGGCAGTCGTCCCCGAGGGCGCGCGCGTCGTCGAGAACGACGAGGGGCTCTCTCCGGGCTACGTCGTCGGCGGCGACCCCGGCAGCCCGCCGTCCGGAACCGTCTACGTCACACCCGGCGTCCCCGCGGAGATGCGGGCCGTCTTCGAACGCGTCGCCGACGACTTCGAAGGCGACGTCGTCTCCGAAACCATCTGGACCGACACCCCCGAAGGCGACCTCGGCAGCATCCCCAGCGACGCCGAGGAACGCTTCGACGTGACGGTGGGAAGTTACGCCGGGACCGGCGACCGCCCGAACCGCATCACAGTGCGAGGAACCGACGCGAACGACGTCGCCGACGCCGTCTACTGGCTCCGCGGCCACGTCGAAGAAACCGACTACTCCGAGGAGTAA